The following is a genomic window from Falco cherrug isolate bFalChe1 chromosome 9, bFalChe1.pri, whole genome shotgun sequence.
TTCCTACCCCAAAGCAAGTGAAAGAATAAACTGATAAGGCTGATAAAAGTGTGTGGTTACTCAGATGTTGGAGTCTTCCAAAGATATTCCTGGACTGGGAAACAATAGGATAAACTTTCTTTGCTGTCAGTTAGCTGTACTTGCACAAgactaacaaagaaaaaaggctttttacaTCTGAGTCGGTTTTGACTAAAGGCTTGGTTTGTTTATTGAACTGTCTTCCTgtgcaggaagcagaaaaggcgATCCAATGTCTCAATGGGAAGCTGGCCCTTTCCAAGAAATTGGTGGTGCGCTGGGCACATGCACAAGTCAAGGTAAGCTTTTTGTTGTGAATAAGGattgcttttaatttgcaaaattgAAAAATGCTAATGTTAAAGGAACGAATCTTGCCAAGGCCTCCTTAGCCTGGCAAGAGAATTTCAGTCTACTCTAGGAAGTAACCTTCATGGAAGCGGTATTGACGATCTACCACTTCTCTTGTCTACCTAACTGGGCCGGATTAGCTGTGAGTTAAGGACAGGCCATTTAACCTGACGTCACTTGTAAGGGAGTTTCTGATCAGAGCTGTGTGAGCAGATTGCTTCTATAAATGtccatgttttaatttttcccaaACTTAGTGAGTGATCGGCTGAAAGTTTGAATCCTTCCCTCTGTGGTTTTGCTCCCTTTTTGAATAGGAGATGCATGGAAATTACCAATTACCAAGGACTTTGTTACTTTGTTCCACTTCTGAAAGCACTTATGCGGCAGCAGCTCTAATTACTTCTGACTTTAAAGCAACATATTTCTCATCTAAGCTAAATACTCGTTCTATGCAACAAAACAATCAgtaacaagtttttaaaattaatttaggcAGTACCTTCTGGAATgtccttcttttttaaaaattcttgcCTTGTTTCTCCTGCAGCTATTTACTATCTGGTGTTTGataaagcagtttattttgaatAACTTTCTTGGCAGATAAATGGATtttgggggaggtggggtggagCTGCttgttgttattttccttttgggtaGTTTGCCGTTTTAGCACGTGTCAGTTATCCTACAAGCAGCTTTCTACCCTTTCTCTTACCAAGTATAGTAGCGCATCTGTTATGGATGCtaaccccacccccccccaagcccAAACCAGGTTATCTTTGTTAAAGGAGACcatattgttttaattattgGCTTCAAGGGCTCCAGGCTCTTGTCAGCACATCCAAGCTTGTGCAAATCCAGCCTCCATTTTCTTTAGCTCTTGTAGCTACTAGAATGCCACGTGCTTCCGGATGCCTGAAGAATGATCGGGGCCATAAAAGGAGTTTGAGCCAGAGGAGTGAGTGTCTGCTCTGCTGGGAGTTCAGCAGGGTGGCtcagagcttggctggccagGGTATGGTGAAGAACATGCATAAATAATCAGTTTGCGTGGCATTTTCCAATTGAATGGAAAGATTTAACAATGCAAAACTTTGGCTTATTGTAACAAGTGTTTATTTTAGACAATACCAGCACCATGCTAAGTAACTTTTAAGATGAGTGGCCAAGGCTTTCCAGACACTGTTGGTTtgagcagctttgctgaaaaacaaacctGACTTTGTGCCAAGCGAAATAAGGAAGCAGAACACTGCAAATAGTTCAGGAGGCCTGTTGCCCACAAAGATGACAGACTCATAAGCTGCTGTCTACAGAAAGGAGGTGGCTCCTAActggtcttttttcttttttttttttttttttttccccccagcactgcatgATTCCGTGCAGCCATGTGCTGGGGTTACAATCTGAGTCTGCACGGTGACTGTATaaagggcacagcagcacagtacAGTAGTTACCTTAAAATTTACATCTTTGCCTCATACCTTATATAGAGGGGAGCAAGAAGTGGTAAGACAGGATTAGGTTCAAGGATCCATAGTACGATGCGCATAAATGTTTGGTATCGGAGTCTATGTTCCGTGTTGGTACTAAACAAATATTATGGTTGGGATTTGCTTCAGTGTTTGGCTGCCAAAATCATTCCTAGCAAAAGCTTCATAAGATCAGAGGTGGTGATAATCCAACTTTAAAGTGTATCTGTGGGCAAATGCTTCTTTATTCATAATTCTTGCTGACTGCCGTCCTTGGTCTCTTGTTTGCAGAGATATGATCacaataaaaatgagaagatCCTTCCAATCAGTCTGGAGCCATCTTCCAGCACAGAGCCACCCCAGTCTAACCTGAGGTAGGAGATGGGGTGGGTGAGAGGTGACTAGACTGGCAGTGGCAGGGAACTAACTTGTTTGATTTCAGTAAGGTCTAGAGTTGTTGTCGTTATGTTTGTCCTAAAAATCTAATGtggcagaaaagctgttttcagaaggGCAGCATGCTGCAAAGTAACTCATTTGATGTGGGAAACTTCAGACGTGAAGCTCATTTTCTAATGTGTGAAGCTACAAGGGCagtaggaaggaaaagaggCGAAGAGAGGAATTGGGAATGTCTTCATGTTGCAGCTCCTTTCACCGGAATATGCTTTGTACTTCTTCATATGAATTTCAGTGAGAGGTTTTGTGCTGTACTAATGTGATTAAGCAGAATGCTTATGAGCAAGAATTTCTACCATAGCggaaaaagattaaaaccaaaattacaGGTAGTACTTcacacaaaactatttttttttgccagtgttaGGGATTGTAGGCCTTCTCTGTAGGATGTTGGTTGAATTCTCCAGCCCCTCCATTTACCTAAAGCACATAGCGCTGCTTTGTTAATCCACAGTTTGGTTGAAAGGGTATGtgattttcctctgtgttctgTTAGTGGAACCCTATAAGTAACCAAGACTGGGGATAATAATTAATTTGCCTACAGATAAAATGAGCTTGGAACTCAGAAGTAACACGCTAAGAAGTAACGAGCAGAGAGGCTCAGGTCCTGCAGAGTGTTACCTATGTCAGTGGTGTGAAGGAGCTGTTTCAGTGAAGATTGATGCTGCAAGAAGCCCCAGCAGAGAAGGGAACATTCCTCAGTCCTACCCAATGGAGGACAGTGAATAACAAAAGCCCTAGGAATTTGGGGTGTAACCTAGGATAGCTTCTCCCTTTGGGATAAACCCTGCTAATGCTGAAATAATGTTTCTTCCTGGCCTAATTAGAGGCTGGGGTTTTCCCATCCCAAGCGGTCTTGTAGCTGGGAGGAAGTCTGgctttcatttctctgctgtttccagCAGCCTTGTctgagctgtgctctgctgcacaTGCTCAGACCTCTTTAAATGACATCATTTTACATGAAGTAGGAAGCCTTGTTTTGTGCTTGTCTCGCTCTGTGTCCTCGAGAAAGTGCTGAGTAGGTGCAAGGACCgttttttttgtggtgctgCGATACATCTTGGAGGAGCAAATCCATGCTGAGGATTGAAATGAAGCAGCGTGGGCTTAGAGCAGTAGATTCCTGCCTCCCAACTTCACGTAGCTTGTGAATGCAGCAATGGGGGCTGCCTAGCCCCTCCTTGTGTGACTAAGTATTTGCATGTCAGCAAAATCTCTGGGGATTGCTGTTCTAGTCTAGTTCTGTGGTAAGATCAAGcttaatttctcttttgcttttcctctttccagtgTCAGTGCAAAAATAAAGGCCATTGAAGCCAAGCTGAAAATGATGGCAGAAAATCCAGACGTGGAATACCCAGCAGCACCTGTTTATTCTTACTTCAAACCTCCGGATAAGAAAAGGACTACTCCTTATTCTAGAGCTGCCTGGAAATCGAGAAGATGATGCTTATGAATGGATAATGGTAGCAAGAAACACTGCTTTGTATACCTGGAGTCCTCCAATGCTTTTGTACTTTGTAGAGTGAGAAGGATACTGCCACCTGAGCACAGCAATGCTGTACATGGCGCAGTGTTCTGTAACACCTTAGGTGGTCTGCCGaatgctccctgctgccagtgcAGCTTCACAGCTGAACGCTGTTCAGAAAAGTCTGTTCTCTTCAAAGCCTCTGATGAACATGCAGACAACCTCTCGTTAATGTGCATTCATTAGCAAGATTAGAAACAGTAACCAGTGTGTGGAGTAAAGCACATCCAAAAATACTCCATTTAActgattactttttaaagtatttttgaacaaaaagtATTCCgatttgtgtttttaatggaGGGGAAGCACTTGGGTTTGATTAACATTCTGTAGTTACCATGGAAGACTTTTTCATCTCAAtaaaactcatttaaaatagattttgcaACACTTTTAGTAACTGTGCATGCAACGTTTTATATGCAccaaagcaaatttattttgcatttcaaattacAAACTTAAGGTATTACTTTATGATGCAATAACCTTAAAATATTGACACACCATGGGTGTTTTCAGTGTCACTTAGGCTGTAGGTGTGTGCCTCCATATAGGATCTGGTGTATTTGCACACCCTAAGCTTCAGAGCGCAGCAGTGGCTTATCTAATGCCTGCGTTCAGTAATCCCTTTCAGTGGCAGCTCTTCATAAACCAGATGTGACAGCGTGAGAATAACACTGCGGCCTCCAAGACATCTGTCAAGCACATGACCTGAGCATTTGCCCATCAACCAGTCGAGCTTCTGATTGATGAAGTGGTGAAGGTGGTTGGTTGCCTCTTGTTGTAAAGTGGCACTAGCGTTGGTGGCAAAATGGTTCTGCTGTGTACTGGGGATTACCTGCACTAGGTGCTTAATTTACAAGTCTGATGGATGGCATTTTGCTTAAACAATTTGATCTGCAGCACGTTTTTCTCCCTAATCGTTATCTGCAAAATAGAAATCcgagggggaaaaataaacaccactTTCTGGCAGAGTTTTCTCCTTAGTACACACAGTGCTGTGACTGCGTGTGGAAGGGGGATGTTGGAGAACACGTGCACTCGGGTCCAGGAGATAGTGGTCTGATTTTGCCAATGTCTGCTCTCTCTAGTCCTGTCAGTGTTGAATCTTTGCCTCATTCATCACTCTCGAGTTGCTTCTCCAAGCTGATTAACAGTGGTCTGaaacaagaggaggaaaataatttttaaacagccCCTGGTTTCTGTACGCAGATGTTGCTCACTGGCGTAGCAAAGTAAGTTTTGTATTCCTACAGCAGAGCATGCTTCCTGCTTCCAAACCGAGCATCTGGAATGGAGCGGTGCATGTCTGTGATGGATGGATTGTTAAAAGCCTGAATTGTTCAAAAGTAGGTTTTGTGATATTAATGTTTGCTTTCTAGTTTATGGGTACCTGAGTAAAGAGAAAAGTAGTATCACAGAGAGTTTGTACCTCTATAAATGTCAGTAACACCCGTTTACATTCCTTTGTGAACAGCCTGTGTTTTGTTCTTGCATGGTCTAACGTTTGTAGTCCTCTGGATCTGTACACGTTATTTAGAAGAGCAATCAATTCTCTTTCTATTAGGAATTTAGAAAATACCTAGATTCAAATTGGGTATGTGATGGTGTTCCCGTCAGAAACATACTTtgatatttatttgtatttaaatactATTTGTTGAAATTCATACAGCtctaaataaacatttaaaatgcatgttttcctcCAGGAAAGTGAGGGCGGCAAGCAGGAAGTGAGGGTGGTAAATGCTTGGCATCGGCCGGAGTCCACTGATACAAATCTGGGTACAATAGCatcagtctttttttatttaatttttttttcactgccaCGGTCACTAACAGAAGTGCCTTGTCTGTCTTTCGGCCAGACTCAGACCTGGGGGAGCTTTATTGCAGGTCGGTGTTTGTGTCGGTCATTCCCGCTGCCGCTGGCCTGGCAGCgctcctgctgcctgcgctTCCCAGGAATGCTGTGGCTTCCCGAAGGCCCCGCGCCTCTTCTGCAGCCAGTGGCGATAGCTCAGCAAAACCAGAGACTTTCTAACcctggagctgggaggaggTAAATGCTCAGTAACGTTTTTTCATGAGTGTCAGCTCTGGGGCTCTGCATATCAGCCGTCATAAAGCAGGTTTGGGAAGTGCTGGGGAGTGTGGCATCGCTCTGTGGAGGATGCGGCTGACTCTGAAGCTGTAAGTACAGAGGCTGGCAGGctggtggggggaaggagacCGGGGCTTGGTGCCTGGCTCCCCTGAGGAGTTGGGGGTTGTTTCTTACCTCCAGCATACAGTCATGTCCTCccaggggtttggggttttgggtgttggggtttttttccttccttgtatTTCCAGCAAATCCCTGGGAAACAAGGTGGGGTACCAGGGACAATGTTCACCATGTCCGCAGTGTCAGGTTTTTCTCAGTATTTCAACACTCTTCCTGCCTACAGTGGGACTCCCAGGACAGATATGAAATCATGCCTTCACCTGTGGGGGCACGAAACATGCTGAACCCCAAATTTTGGGATCCTGGCTGCTGCGCAGCCTCCTTGTTGCTGCCTCGTACGAGCTGCTGCGCTGCTGGGGGGAGCACGTGGTGGGTAAGGAAGGGGATGCAGTTGGGGCTAATACCCAGCGACTGCTGCTTTGCATTCCCCAGGCACCACCGGGCCCACGTTCCTGGTGCAGGCAGCCATGTAAGGCGCGTGGGGAGATCTGCTGCCCTCGCTGCCCGCAGGGCTGAGGCTTGATCCcaaggctggggagggcagaggctGGGCTGAAGGCAGCCTGGTCCTGAGCCTGCTCCCAGTGTGGGGCCCAAAGCATGGAAGCAgagaagccagcagcagtgcatgGGGCTCATGGCCCCGCGTGGCGCTCGCATGCCAACAAAATCCGCATCGCCTGATCCCCAGCGGTGCTGCGCAGAGGAGCAGGAACCTCTCATGGCTGTGGCTGTGAAAACTCCTACGTGTTTCTTCTGGAGCTAATTCTGACCCTGCCGATGTGGACGAGCAGCTCGACCTGTCCGTCACCAGCCTCGCTGCTCCACACTTGTCCCTATCCCCTCGCCAGGCTGCCccgcggggggtgggggggtgagggggtgagCGGCCGGCCCTGGGCCGAGTTTCCTGGGGGTTTCTCGGGCTTTCTCGCAACCTCGATGTTTAAACCTAATGTCTTGTATTTATTCTGAAACGGCTTTCATCTGATTTCCCTCTCGGTTAACAATTTAGCTGTCAAAATCAATAAGGGCGAGGATCCATCCCCGGCCGCCATCAGCTCACGTTACGGTCCTGCAATTACCCCGCGGTGGAACCGCTGCCGGGGCTTTGCCGGGGAATTATCAGGTTACTAATGAagccggggcaggggcgggcggcccggcgccgcggcggggggcgcgaTCCGCGCTGCCGcaccccggcccgccccgcggggggctcgggggccgcggcggggcccgaCGGTGCTGCCCCGTGCGCCTCGtcggggcgggcagcgccgggccggAGCGGggggaccccccacccccgctgcgggcggtgccggtgccgccgccgcAGGtagcggggcccggcggggcgggcggcccccggggcgcggcgggggggcgccGCTTCCTGCCcggcccgcggccgcccccggcgggggagcggggccggcgcggcTCCCCGCCCTTCCTGCCGCGGCCGCGGGACGCGCCGCCCGCGG
Proteins encoded in this region:
- the RBM18 gene encoding probable RNA-binding protein 18; its protein translation is MEPGRQALPLENASILSEGALQDGHRLWIGNLDPKITEYHLLKLLQKFGKVKQFDFLFHKSGALEGQPRGYCFVNFETKQEAEKAIQCLNGKLALSKKLVVRWAHAQVKRYDHNKNEKILPISLEPSSSTEPPQSNLSVSAKIKAIEAKLKMMAENPDVEYPAAPVYSYFKPPDKKRTTPYSRAAWKSRR